The following proteins are co-located in the Patescibacteria group bacterium genome:
- a CDS encoding malic enzyme-like NAD(P)-binding protein: MEKKDYAALSLAAHKEKKGKWAITSKMPLETKDDLSIAYTPGVAEPCLAIQKNPELAYELTMKGNTVAVVSDGTSVLGLGDIGPMAGLPVMEGKAVLYKKYADIDAMPIVLASKNVDDIVQAVKMIAPTFGGIHLEDIAAPACFEIERRLTEELDIPVMHDDQHCTAIVVVGGLFNALKVVGKELSNVRMVISGAGAAGIAITQLLIDAGATKIDLLDSVGIIALGREKMNSEKDRLAKIINLDGKLGTLADALKDADVFIGVSRPGLVTREMVSTMAPRSIIFALANPTPEIMPEEALVGGAEVIATGRSDYPNQVNNVLVYPGLFRGLLDGRVRRLTSKMKLAAAQALAGTVKSPEKQCILPSILEENPAESIRRAILQA; the protein is encoded by the coding sequence ATGGAAAAGAAAGACTACGCCGCGCTCTCCTTAGCTGCTCATAAAGAAAAGAAGGGTAAATGGGCCATTACTTCAAAGATGCCCCTTGAAACCAAGGATGATTTATCTATTGCGTACACCCCGGGCGTAGCTGAGCCGTGTTTGGCGATTCAGAAGAACCCGGAGCTTGCTTACGAGCTGACCATGAAGGGCAACACGGTGGCGGTGGTAAGCGATGGCACTTCGGTGCTTGGTTTGGGCGATATTGGTCCGATGGCGGGACTCCCGGTGATGGAAGGGAAGGCGGTCTTGTACAAGAAGTATGCAGACATAGACGCCATGCCGATTGTCCTTGCGAGTAAGAACGTCGACGACATTGTGCAGGCCGTGAAAATGATTGCGCCGACGTTCGGAGGAATCCATCTTGAAGATATCGCAGCTCCGGCATGCTTCGAGATTGAGCGTCGATTAACCGAGGAGCTCGACATTCCCGTCATGCACGACGATCAGCACTGCACGGCGATTGTGGTTGTTGGTGGACTGTTCAATGCTTTGAAAGTTGTCGGGAAGGAATTGTCGAATGTTCGCATGGTTATTAGTGGCGCTGGTGCGGCAGGCATTGCGATCACTCAGCTTTTGATCGACGCAGGCGCCACGAAGATTGATCTTCTCGACTCTGTCGGCATTATCGCCCTCGGCCGTGAGAAAATGAACTCAGAAAAAGATAGACTCGCGAAGATCATTAACCTCGACGGGAAACTTGGAACGCTCGCCGATGCTCTTAAAGACGCTGATGTGTTTATCGGCGTGAGTCGTCCAGGTCTCGTGACCCGCGAGATGGTTTCGACCATGGCTCCGCGCTCAATTATCTTTGCGCTGGCGAATCCCACGCCGGAAATAATGCCGGAAGAAGCGCTTGTTGGGGGAGCGGAAGTTATCGCCACTGGACGTTCTGATTATCCAAATCAAGTTAACAATGTTCTCGTGTATCCCGGACTGTTTCGAGGCTTGCTCGATGGCCGTGTTCGCCGACTAACCTCGAAGATGAAACTGGCTGCTGCACAGGCTCTGGCTGGGACAGTAAAAAGCCCAGAAAAACAGTGTATACTACCTAGCATCTTGGAGGAGAACCCTGCGGAGAGTATTAGGCGCGCAATCCTCCAGGCCTAA
- a CDS encoding NUDIX hydrolase encodes MEMKKDYGLFHVGQKILLKKDGKYLFLKMHSGKYDFPGGRIDNDEYTTPLQNALTREIREELGEGIVYTLGAVACQFRRYLKTMDRYVFLTVFEAEYVSGTEVLSDEHAGAEWINPNEKTFMREEFSNEEEYTAVTEYFAQR; translated from the coding sequence ATGGAAATGAAGAAAGACTACGGGCTTTTTCATGTGGGTCAGAAGATTCTTTTGAAGAAAGACGGGAAATATCTGTTTTTAAAGATGCATAGTGGCAAATACGACTTTCCTGGCGGCCGCATTGATAACGACGAATACACTACGCCATTGCAGAACGCGCTTACCCGCGAAATTCGGGAAGAGCTGGGTGAAGGCATCGTTTATACGCTCGGTGCAGTCGCATGCCAGTTTCGCAGATATCTCAAGACCATGGATCGATACGTATTTCTCACGGTATTTGAAGCCGAGTACGTCTCGGGCACTGAAGTGTTATCGGACGAGCATGCCGGCGCTGAATGGATCAACCCGAACGAGAAAACATTCATGCGAGAGGAGTTCTCAAATGAGGAGGAATATACGGCAGTGACAGAATATTTTGCCCAACGATAA
- a CDS encoding ATP-dependent helicase, with the protein MKEFVLSGGGQVHLNINYKAELNDEQYAVVENGDGPCLVLAGAGSGKTRTVTYRVAWLLEHGVPPDRILLLTFTNKAAKEMMTRSEALLKVFPQGLWAGTFHSIANRLLRMYGDRTVFGRDFSILDEEDANDMMKLCIKERHVKITGERFPSPSVCRSIGSYAVNARKSADEVIEWKHPALVGFKDDILAVIDMYGKEKERQKAMDFDDLLVKLLELLQRDDDLRQKLGNKFAYVLVDEFQDTNMIQAEIVHLLSSVNGNLLVVGDDAQSIYSFRAAEIKNILDFPKRYENAQVFRLVTNYRSTPEILAVANAVIKNNKEQFSKDLTAVVAHGDKPSLVPATDERQEAQYVTEQIFELIDEGAPMRSIAVLFRAAFHSQSLEFELMRRNIPYEYRGGLKFFERAHVKDAIAHLRVIRNVKDGMAWMRALQIHPGMGLVTASKAANYLGELPDAQSAIVSFPPLGAKAALGWQKCVQIFGAMLAESSPAGMLRAFASSDVYKQYLEAEYQNARDRQEDLEQFGLFAEQYEKLGDFLDAVTLTGDFGVTLQDPEKPREEDGGDKLILSTIHQAKGLEWDSVFIIHLAEGAFPHSRAYSEENGMAEERRLFYVAATRARRNLYFTYPVTTGYESVEIRQPSQFLDEIPKELIEEIRLKTSIPSWGASTAYRSTTPRQPSANVYDDEPTIVLDNNGERVQKKMPTSFLGDY; encoded by the coding sequence ATGAAGGAATTCGTACTCTCCGGCGGCGGTCAGGTCCATTTAAACATAAACTATAAAGCCGAATTAAACGATGAACAGTACGCAGTTGTTGAGAACGGTGATGGGCCATGCTTGGTGCTCGCTGGTGCGGGTTCTGGCAAGACGCGAACAGTCACGTATCGCGTGGCATGGTTGCTCGAACATGGCGTACCGCCTGATCGTATTTTGCTTTTGACGTTTACTAATAAGGCCGCCAAGGAAATGATGACGCGCTCGGAAGCCTTGCTTAAGGTATTCCCGCAAGGGTTATGGGCTGGCACATTTCACTCGATCGCGAACAGACTTTTGCGCATGTACGGCGACCGGACAGTTTTTGGTCGAGACTTTTCGATTTTGGACGAAGAGGACGCGAATGACATGATGAAGCTTTGTATTAAAGAGCGACACGTGAAGATTACGGGGGAGCGGTTTCCGTCGCCGTCGGTGTGCCGGTCGATCGGTTCCTATGCGGTCAACGCGCGCAAGTCTGCTGATGAGGTCATCGAGTGGAAGCATCCCGCACTTGTAGGTTTTAAGGACGACATTCTGGCCGTGATCGACATGTACGGCAAAGAAAAAGAGCGCCAGAAGGCCATGGATTTTGACGATCTCCTCGTAAAGCTCCTCGAACTCCTGCAACGCGACGACGATCTTCGACAGAAACTCGGTAACAAGTTCGCTTATGTTTTGGTCGACGAGTTCCAGGATACAAACATGATCCAGGCCGAGATCGTTCACTTGTTGTCGAGCGTGAATGGGAACTTATTAGTCGTTGGTGATGACGCGCAGAGCATCTATTCTTTTCGAGCTGCCGAGATCAAAAACATTCTCGACTTCCCGAAGCGGTACGAGAACGCGCAGGTGTTTCGATTAGTCACGAACTACCGATCGACGCCGGAAATTCTGGCTGTTGCGAACGCTGTTATTAAGAATAACAAGGAACAGTTTTCGAAGGATCTGACGGCCGTCGTCGCGCACGGTGACAAGCCGTCTCTTGTCCCGGCGACAGACGAAAGGCAGGAGGCACAATATGTCACCGAGCAGATTTTTGAGTTGATCGACGAAGGCGCGCCAATGAGAAGCATCGCTGTGCTATTTAGAGCCGCGTTTCACTCGCAGTCATTGGAATTTGAACTCATGCGGCGGAATATTCCCTATGAATATCGCGGGGGACTAAAGTTCTTCGAGCGCGCGCATGTGAAGGACGCCATTGCTCACCTTCGAGTAATCCGAAATGTAAAAGACGGCATGGCTTGGATGCGGGCGCTTCAGATTCACCCAGGCATGGGTCTCGTGACGGCGAGCAAGGCCGCTAACTACTTGGGCGAGTTGCCGGACGCGCAGTCAGCGATCGTCAGCTTTCCTCCGCTTGGCGCCAAAGCTGCACTCGGCTGGCAGAAGTGCGTGCAGATTTTCGGCGCCATGTTGGCTGAATCTTCGCCCGCCGGAATGTTGCGTGCTTTTGCGTCGAGTGATGTCTACAAACAATACTTAGAAGCCGAATATCAAAATGCTCGTGATAGGCAGGAGGATCTTGAGCAGTTCGGCTTGTTCGCCGAGCAGTACGAGAAGCTGGGTGACTTCTTGGACGCGGTAACACTTACCGGCGACTTTGGCGTGACGTTGCAAGATCCTGAAAAACCGAGGGAAGAAGACGGGGGAGACAAATTGATTCTTTCGACCATTCACCAAGCAAAGGGACTCGAATGGGACAGCGTCTTTATCATTCACCTCGCCGAAGGAGCATTCCCACACTCGCGGGCGTATAGCGAGGAGAACGGCATGGCCGAGGAGCGACGACTCTTTTATGTAGCTGCAACCCGCGCCCGCCGAAATCTCTATTTCACATACCCAGTAACAACCGGCTATGAATCCGTTGAGATTCGCCAGCCGTCTCAATTCCTCGACGAAATCCCCAAAGAACTCATCGAAGAAATCCGCCTTAAAACCAGCATCCCTTCCTGGGGCGCGTCGACTGCGTATCGTTCGACTACTCCTCGTCAGCCTTCCGCGAACGTGTATGACGACGAGCCCACAATCGTTCTCGACAATAACGGCGAGCGTGTCCAAAAGAAAATGCCGACTAGTTTTTTGGGAGATTACTAA
- a CDS encoding type II secretion system protein translates to MKSVQRERKGFTLIELLIVIAIIVVLAAAVFVALNPAKRFADARDSRRSSDVTNIVAALKTAQVDNGGAYIASVAAMTAGTAYVIGTDAIGCDTGCTAQTTAAACADLTALQTAGYLGSVPMDPTSGAATKTDYYLIRNASGTLTAGACDPENAPISLSR, encoded by the coding sequence ATGAAGAGCGTGCAGCGGGAGAGAAAAGGATTCACTCTTATTGAGTTATTGATTGTAATCGCTATTATCGTGGTGCTGGCCGCTGCAGTTTTCGTAGCTCTTAACCCAGCTAAGCGTTTCGCCGATGCCCGCGATTCACGTCGTTCAAGTGATGTTACAAACATCGTGGCTGCGCTGAAGACGGCGCAGGTTGATAACGGCGGTGCCTATATAGCTTCGGTTGCCGCGATGACTGCGGGAACGGCTTACGTGATTGGAACTGATGCTATCGGTTGTGACACAGGTTGTACGGCTCAGACCACGGCCGCTGCTTGTGCAGATCTTACAGCCTTGCAAACAGCTGGCTACCTCGGCAGCGTCCCGATGGACCCAACCAGCGGCGCCGCCACCAAGACTGATTACTATTTGATCAGGAATGCTTCCGGTACGCTGACTGCGGGTGCTTGTGACCCAGAAAATGCACCTATCTCACTCAGCCGATAA
- a CDS encoding GspE/PulE family protein has protein sequence MATEKKPKIIKLITKGPKTTNGNLPSKKDVEDLIAKAIAGTTSDAAVRLFEMIMIFAHAARASDVHLEPWKDHAIIRIRIDGILHDEFTLDTDLHTQLVARIKILTRMRTDEHHGPQDGRFKFTSPLGDVDVRVSILPDSFGEKGVLRLLSSQSHQLTLEQLGFCEEDLARITRAIKKPWGMILATGPTGSGKTTSIYAILEVINRREVNIATIEDPVEFEIPGVNQSQVDHVAKLTFATGLRALLRQDPDVIMVGEIRDEETAKIAVNAALTGHKLLSTLHTNNAATSIPRLIDMGVEPFLISSTFICAIAQRLVRRVCKDCVETQNLGIAEGSKMLHKQTADALFKDRKTIEIAKAKGCTKCNDTGYKGRIGIYEVLENSVAIQSLINKRATSDEIQEVAKKEGMTTIMEDGVRKVLTKETTIEELSRVMEE, from the coding sequence ATGGCCACCGAAAAAAAACCTAAAATCATCAAATTAATCACCAAGGGGCCTAAAACAACGAATGGCAACCTTCCATCAAAAAAAGACGTTGAAGATCTCATTGCCAAAGCAATTGCCGGTACTACATCAGATGCAGCCGTTAGGCTCTTTGAGATGATCATGATCTTTGCTCATGCTGCCCGCGCCTCAGACGTTCATCTTGAACCGTGGAAGGATCACGCTATTATCCGCATTAGAATAGACGGCATTCTTCATGATGAATTCACTCTGGATACCGATCTCCATACCCAGTTAGTAGCCCGTATAAAGATTCTAACCCGGATGCGAACCGACGAGCATCATGGCCCGCAAGATGGAAGATTTAAATTTACTTCTCCGCTCGGAGACGTGGATGTTCGCGTCTCAATTCTGCCCGATTCCTTTGGCGAAAAAGGGGTTTTACGCCTCCTCTCCAGCCAATCGCATCAATTAACGCTTGAACAGCTTGGTTTTTGTGAAGAAGATTTGGCTCGTATCACTAGAGCCATAAAAAAACCTTGGGGCATGATTCTAGCCACCGGTCCAACGGGCAGCGGAAAAACTACGAGTATTTACGCGATTCTTGAAGTAATTAACAGGCGAGAAGTAAATATCGCCACCATTGAGGATCCAGTTGAATTTGAAATCCCCGGAGTCAATCAAAGCCAGGTTGATCACGTGGCTAAACTGACATTTGCTACCGGCCTACGAGCGCTATTGCGACAAGATCCGGATGTTATCATGGTCGGAGAAATTAGAGACGAGGAAACTGCAAAAATTGCGGTCAATGCGGCCCTGACCGGACACAAACTCCTATCCACTCTCCACACCAATAACGCCGCCACCAGCATTCCGCGGCTTATCGATATGGGCGTTGAGCCTTTTCTTATCTCGTCTACATTTATCTGCGCCATCGCCCAAAGACTGGTTAGACGCGTCTGCAAAGATTGCGTAGAAACACAAAACTTGGGAATTGCTGAAGGAAGTAAAATGTTGCACAAACAAACAGCCGATGCTCTTTTCAAAGATAGGAAGACCATCGAAATCGCCAAAGCTAAGGGCTGCACAAAATGCAACGATACCGGGTATAAAGGGCGAATCGGTATTTATGAGGTACTAGAAAACTCCGTCGCCATTCAAAGCCTCATCAATAAGCGGGCAACGAGTGATGAAATTCAAGAGGTAGCAAAAAAAGAAGGCATGACCACTATCATGGAGGATGGCGTGCGAAAAGTCCTAACCAAGGAGACCACGATAGAAGAACTTAGTCGCGTCATGGAAGAGTAA